From a single Kitasatospora sp. NBC_00458 genomic region:
- a CDS encoding nuclear transport factor 2 family protein encodes MTDTAPARTRLVPGSTEHLDPGFLVDRAAIQDVIAAYSLFYDSGDFEALGDLFTEDATFTFTPQPEGFPPAVTTRGHIVAAMAALYRHNVDVRGAHQRHLTTNTVIVRIDGTTAEARSLLSVAFAFDDGRQEPGRSGSYVDLLEKEGRRWRIASRHLWLRELPPVPAL; translated from the coding sequence ATGACCGACACCGCACCCGCCCGGACCCGCCTCGTCCCCGGATCGACCGAGCACCTCGACCCGGGGTTCCTCGTCGACCGGGCGGCGATCCAGGACGTGATCGCCGCCTACAGCCTGTTCTACGACTCGGGTGACTTCGAGGCGCTCGGCGACCTCTTCACCGAGGACGCGACCTTCACCTTCACGCCCCAGCCGGAGGGCTTCCCGCCCGCGGTGACCACGCGCGGGCACATCGTGGCGGCGATGGCCGCGCTGTACCGGCACAACGTCGACGTCCGCGGCGCCCACCAGCGCCACCTCACCACCAACACGGTGATCGTCCGGATCGACGGGACCACGGCCGAGGCGCGGTCCCTGCTGTCCGTCGCCTTCGCGTTCGACGACGGCCGCCAGGAGCCGGGCCGCAGCGGCTCGTACGTCGACCTCCTGGAGAAGGAGGGGCGGCGCTGGCGCATCGCGAGCCGGCACCTGTGGCTCCGCGAGCTGCCGCCGGTCCCCGCC